From Effusibacillus pohliae DSM 22757, a single genomic window includes:
- a CDS encoding M50 family metallopeptidase yields MEKRPVKGMKWKLHPLFVLLLVASAWTPYFREILLLFGTVLLHELGHVTAALFYGYRVKELELLPFGGVARLEHGSMGWRPRHETIIAIAGPFVNFLLLMLAISLHGSDLLPDEVAADLIEINLSLAFFNLLPALPLDGGRILRAAYARSLGFQRATGVAIGMAFLLSTVLMAAGLLALLAGFVQVGMVTLGVFLFVSAWQLRRQMYYDTVRFLDTKRRQRFDRPLPVRSLAAAADTPLMQVLTQFAPDAYHVVYVRDEKRQTLRILIEEELLDAAMKPGGVRMPLGRLFAEP; encoded by the coding sequence GTGGAAAAACGGCCGGTGAAGGGGATGAAATGGAAGCTTCATCCTCTTTTTGTTCTGCTGCTGGTTGCTTCCGCCTGGACTCCCTATTTCCGGGAGATACTGCTGCTGTTTGGCACCGTGCTGCTGCACGAATTGGGGCATGTGACCGCCGCCCTGTTTTACGGGTACCGGGTGAAGGAACTGGAACTGCTGCCGTTTGGCGGGGTTGCCCGACTGGAACACGGATCGATGGGATGGCGGCCGCGGCACGAAACGATCATCGCGATCGCCGGGCCGTTTGTCAATTTTCTGCTACTGATGCTGGCCATCTCTTTGCACGGATCCGATTTGCTGCCGGACGAGGTTGCGGCCGATTTGATCGAAATCAATCTGTCACTTGCATTTTTCAATCTGCTGCCTGCGCTACCGCTCGACGGAGGCCGGATTTTGCGGGCGGCGTATGCACGCTCCCTCGGATTTCAGAGGGCGACGGGGGTGGCGATCGGTATGGCGTTTCTGCTTTCAACCGTTTTGATGGCTGCCGGGTTGTTGGCGTTGTTGGCCGGGTTTGTGCAAGTGGGGATGGTCACGCTCGGCGTGTTTTTGTTCGTCTCCGCTTGGCAGTTGCGCCGTCAGATGTACTATGATACAGTCCGGTTTCTCGATACGAAACGGCGGCAACGATTCGATCGCCCGCTGCCTGTCCGCTCACTCGCCGCCGCGGCCGACACTCCCTTGATGCAGGTGCTCACGCAGTTTGCGCCGGATGCTTACCACGTGGTGTACGTGCGGGATGAAAAGCGGCAAACGCTGCGCATCCTGATCGAGGAAGAGCTGCTGGACGCCGCCATGAAACCGGGTGGAGTCCGCATGCCGCTCGGCCGATTGTTTGCTGAACCGTGA
- a CDS encoding Crp/Fnr family transcriptional regulator yields the protein MASLCAACELREYDLFRGVEQTELEQLGKGSQPTVVPKRNYIFTPDEPSNSVYLLKSGRVRISRLSDTGKHFTLVILEPGAIFGESAIFGDQPRKYYAEALDDAHICKIDKLEFEKIIARNPMVSLRLAQIVERRLEEAQEQMENLVFYDVQTRLARLLLKLADLHGERVPGGVKIGIRLTHEDLASLIGSTRETTSKILNEFKAAGHIAVVKRHIVLLDQKALADMQ from the coding sequence ATGGCCAGTTTATGTGCGGCTTGTGAATTGAGGGAATATGATCTGTTTCGGGGTGTCGAACAAACGGAACTGGAGCAGCTTGGAAAAGGCAGTCAACCGACTGTTGTGCCGAAGCGAAATTATATTTTTACGCCGGATGAGCCAAGTAACTCGGTGTATCTCTTAAAAAGCGGCCGCGTACGGATTTCCCGGCTGTCCGACACGGGCAAGCATTTCACGCTGGTGATCCTGGAGCCGGGGGCGATTTTCGGCGAGAGCGCCATCTTCGGCGATCAACCGCGCAAGTATTATGCGGAAGCGCTCGACGATGCCCATATCTGCAAAATCGACAAGCTCGAATTCGAAAAAATCATCGCGCGCAATCCGATGGTTTCGCTGCGGCTGGCGCAAATCGTCGAGCGGCGGCTGGAAGAAGCGCAGGAACAAATGGAGAATCTCGTGTTCTACGACGTGCAAACGCGGCTCGCCCGGCTTCTGTTGAAGCTGGCCGATCTGCACGGCGAGCGGGTTCCGGGCGGCGTCAAAATCGGCATCCGGCTGACACACGAGGATCTCGCCAGCCTGATCGGATCGACGCGGGAGACGACCAGCAAAATTTTGAATGAGTTCAAGGCGGCCGGACACATTGCGGTGGTTAAACGGCACATTGTCTTGCTCGACCAAAAAGCGCTTGCCGATATGCAATAA
- a CDS encoding alpha/beta hydrolase has translation MQELHFQKRLPEDQVRAAILLVHGAGEHSGRYQHVIDWFGERQLAVFAGDLPGFGRSPGRRGHIAAFAEYVETVRGWLTEAKQSVGEAPIFVLGHSMGGLVTVRLLQQTDASGLPLHGVILTSPCLRLKMQVPAWKRKMASVLNRLVPGFRLPNGIAPADVSRSPQIVQSYAADPYNERRVSVRWYNELQDAMQSASVEAGKIRHPLLLLQAGADRLVDPEAAIPFFEKLASRDKQFKIYPGCYHELLNEPEREQVLADILEWIDTRI, from the coding sequence ATGCAGGAACTGCATTTTCAGAAGCGGCTGCCGGAGGATCAGGTGCGGGCCGCCATCCTGCTGGTGCATGGAGCGGGGGAGCACAGCGGCCGTTACCAGCATGTCATCGACTGGTTTGGCGAGCGGCAGCTGGCGGTGTTTGCCGGCGATCTGCCGGGGTTCGGCCGGTCGCCGGGCAGGCGGGGCCACATTGCGGCATTTGCCGAGTATGTGGAGACGGTTCGCGGTTGGCTGACGGAAGCGAAACAGTCAGTTGGCGAGGCGCCGATTTTTGTACTGGGGCATTCGATGGGTGGACTGGTCACGGTGCGGTTGCTGCAGCAGACCGACGCGAGCGGGCTACCGCTTCATGGAGTGATTCTGACGTCGCCCTGCCTGCGGCTGAAAATGCAGGTTCCTGCCTGGAAACGAAAGATGGCGAGCGTCCTCAATCGGCTCGTGCCCGGTTTTCGCCTGCCGAACGGGATTGCACCGGCGGACGTTTCCCGTTCCCCCCAGATCGTGCAAAGCTATGCGGCAGATCCGTATAACGAGCGGCGTGTTTCCGTCCGCTGGTATAACGAATTGCAAGATGCCATGCAGTCAGCGTCGGTCGAAGCGGGAAAAATCCGGCATCCGCTGCTGCTATTGCAGGCGGGTGCGGACCGGCTGGTAGATCCGGAGGCGGCGATTCCGTTTTTTGAAAAATTGGCCTCACGGGATAAACAATTCAAGATCTACCCCGGCTGCTACCACGAACTGTTGAATGAACCGGAAAGGGAACAGGTGTTGGCCGACATCCTCGAGTGGATCGACACCAGGATCTAG